The Desulfatirhabdium butyrativorans DSM 18734 region AACTCCCTCTCCCGGCGGGGGAAGGTTGGGGTGGGGGTATAAAAGCGCAAACTGGATTCCTCCCGCCAAAGGCGGGATTTCGCCGCAATGCCGCATAAGCGCTTTTGCAGTTGTCTAACGATACAGCATCTGTCTCCCCAAAAACCCAGCCCCCCACAAGCCACTGTCCATGTTGTCCACCAGAAATACCGGAATCTGCGCAAGAAGCCTGCCCATGGTCGGTGAATCATGGAATTCCCTTCGAAATGCCTCATGCAACAGGATGCCGGGATTTCTGGCCGCAACCCCGCCTGCGATGTACAGTCCGCCGCTGGCCAGCACATCGAGGGCAAAATCCCGGCAAACCCTGCCATAGAACCTGGCGGCCCAGGCCAGGGTTTCGGAATCCGGGGCCAGCCCATGCGCGCTCACCTCCTCCGGCGTGGTCCGCTCACCCGTCAAAAACCAGTGCAGAAAAGAAAGGCCCCTGCCGGAAACGACCAGATTGGCGACAATGTGGCGCTCTCCGCTGTTTTCCTGGTAGAACCGATGATAGGCGACCTCCCGGTCCGTCAGAAAAGGGAAATACGCGTGCCCGCCCTCTGAAGGCGCTGCATGAAAACCGCCGCCTGCAAGCGGCACGAGTATCGCCTTGCCCAGGGCGGTTCCCGCACCCAGAACGCCGACGGTTCCATCGGAAACGGCTTCACCGGGGAGCATGCATCGGGCCGCGTCGCCGAT contains the following coding sequences:
- a CDS encoding glucokinase — protein: MTKSILAADIGGTNSRFAWFQTDGPDNLELKDKAWLPTKAAESFAQLLSQLRGSGFPLAPEQADVVVIAAAGPVEKGRYCAPPYIDWDIDLMKPDISDLLQRAVMINDFVAQAYACKSPIGDAARCMLPGEAVSDGTVGVLGAGTALGKAILVPLAGGGFHAAPSEGGHAYFPFLTDREVAYHRFYQENSGERHIVANLVVSGRGLSFLHWFLTGERTTPEEVSAHGLAPDSETLAWAARFYGRVCRDFALDVLASGGLYIAGGVAARNPGILLHEAFRREFHDSPTMGRLLAQIPVFLVDNMDSGLWGAGFLGRQMLYR